In Ipomoea triloba cultivar NCNSP0323 chromosome 15, ASM357664v1, one genomic interval encodes:
- the LOC116006493 gene encoding kinesin-like protein KIN-7K, chloroplastic — translation MTTRQGTKSQKSSSRVANSPTSSTTSSSKQFPENSIDGVSSPASSSARSKPQYYYTENLPLSAERSKENVTVTVRFRPLSPREIRQGEEIAWYADGDTIVRNEHNPSIAYAYDRVFGPTTTTRHVYDVAAQHVVSGSMEGINGTIFAYGVTSSGKTHTMHGDQRSPGIIPLAVKDAFSIIQETPSREFLLRVSYLEIYNEVVNDLLNPAGQNLRIREDAQGTFVEGVKEEVVLSPAHALSLIAAGEEHRHVGSTNFNLLSSRSHTIFTLTIESSPCENTEGEAVSLSQLHLIDLAGSESSRAETTGVRRKEGSYINKSLLTLGTVISKLTDEKATHIPYRDSKLTRLLQSSLSGHGRVSLICTVTPSSSNSEETHNTIKFAHRAKHIEIQASQNKIIDEKSLIKKYQNEIRRLKEELEQLKKGIVTIPEVKDNGREDIVLLKQKLEDGQVRLQSRLEQEEDAKAALLGRIQRLTKLILVSSKASQSSRLPHRPGPRRRHSFGEEELAYLPHRRRDLILDDENNDMCVSPDCNVESVDDTIKEEKKARKNGLLNWLKLRKREGGSGTLASTSDKSSGLKSNSTPSTPQAESVNVHMESLPTESTNSADHLSEARPDRELPGDNFLGQETPLTSIKTIDQLDLLREQQKILSDEVALHTSALKRLSEEASRSPEKEQIQLEIRKLKDDIRRKNDQISSLEKQITDSFMGSHEKISNLEDSQSVAEIMAQLNEKSFELEVKAADNRIIQEQLNHKTHECEQLQETIASLKQQLSDASERRNSSPSLGNSQQLSDTKRWLGELRNEKENAASKSTKEAILLRSQASQLEELQRKVVELTESKEQLELRNQKLAEESSYAKGLASAAAVELKALSEEVAKLMNQNERLAADLAASQKSSPAQRRTSIPLRNGRRDGHISRRNDQSVLTTDMKRELALSRERELSYEAALTEKEQREAELQRKIEESKEREAYLENELANMYITVAKLKKSQGAETNASEATRDSQRIDEFDIWNNPAQKMGF, via the exons ATGACTACAAGACAAGGAACAAAATCTCAAAAATCGAGCTCAAGAGTGGCGAATTCCCCAACGTCATCAACTACTTCATCATCAAAACAGTTCCCGGAAAATTCTATTGACGGCGTGAGTTCGCCGGCGTCATCATCCGCCAGGAGTAAGCCTCAGTACTATTACACTGAAAATTTACCTCTGAGTGCGGAAAGATCCAAGGAAAATGTTACGGTGACAGTGCGGTTTAGGCCTCTAAG CCCAAGAGAGATTCGACAAGGGGAGGAAATTGCATGGTATGCAGATGGTGATACTATTGTGAGGAATGAGCATAATCCATCAATAGCTTATGCATATG ATAGAGTTTTTGGCCCTACAACAACAACGCGCCATGTCTATGATGTTGCTGCTCAGCATGTTGTTAGTGGTTCCATGGAAGGGATCAATG GTACAATCTTTGCATATGGGGTTACAAGCAGTGGGAAAACTCACACCATGCAT GGAGATCAAAGGTCCCCTGGTATTATACCATTGGCTGTGAAGGATGCCTTCAGTATTATTCAAGAG ACTCCTAGCCGAGAATTTCTTCTTCGCGTGTCGTATCTGGAAATCTATAATGAG GTTGTTAATGATTTGCTGAATCCAGCTGGACAAAATCTAAGAATAAGAGAGGATGCTCAG GGGACCTTTGTGGAAGGAGTCAAGGAAGAAGTTGTTCTATCCCCTGCTCATGCCTTATCCCTTATTGCAGCGGGGGAAG AGCATAGGCATGTTGGTTCTACAAACTTCAATCTACTGAGCAGCAGAAGTCACACAATATTTACACTG ACAATAGAGAGTAGCCCTTGTGAAAATACTGAAGGCGAGGCTGTTAGCTTATCACAGCTG CATCTCATTGACTTGGCGGGTTCTGAAAGCTCTAGAGCTGAAACTACTGGTGTCCGCCGGAAAGAGGGATCCTATATCAACAAAAGTCTGCTAACTCTTGGAACT GTTATATCAAAGTTAACGGATGAAAAGGCTACTCATATACCATACAGGGATTCAAAATTGACCAGGCTTCTTCAATCCTCACTAAGCGGTCATGGACGTGTATCT CTTATCTGCACAGTCACTCCCTCATCTAGCAACTCAGAAGAAACCCATAATACAATAAAGTTTGCGCACCGTGCAAAACACATTGAGATTCAGGCATCACAAAACAAG ATAATTGATGAGAAATCACTTATCAAGAAATACCAAAATGAAATTCGCCGTCTGAAAGAGGAATTAGAGCAACTAAAGAAAGGCATTGTTACAATCCCAGAAGTGAAAGATAACGGGCGAGAAGATATTGTGCTTCTAAAGCAAAAG CTAGAAGATGGTCAGGTCAGACTGCAGTCAAGATTGGAACAGGAAGAGGACGCCAAAGCTGCTTTACTTGGCAGAATTCAGCGTTTGACAAAACTAATTCTAGTATCATCTAAAGCTTCGCAGTCATCAAGATTGCCTCATCGTCCAGGTCCTAGAAGAAGGCATTcctttggagaagaagag CTTGCATATCTGCCACATCGAAGACGAGATCTTATCTTGGATGATGAAAACAATGATATGTGTGTTTCCCCTGATTGCAATGTTGAATCTGTGGATGACACAATAAAGGAAGAGAAAAAGGCGAGGAAAAATGGATTGCTTAACTGGTTAAAGCTGCGG AAACGGGAAGGTGGCAGTGGGACATTGGCAAGCACTAGTGACAAATCTAGTGGTCTAAAGTCAAATAGTACTCCCTCTACTCCACAAGCAGAAAGTGTTAATGTTCACATGGAATCCTTACCTACAGAAAGCACTAATTCTGCAGACCATTTATCAGAGGCCAGACCAGATAGAGAACTTCCTGGGGATAACTTTTTGGGACAAGAGACTCCCCTG ACTAGCATAAAGACAATTGATCAACTTGACCTGCTGAGGGAGCAGCAAAAAATTTTGTCTGATGAAGTGGCACTCCATACTAGTGCCTTAAAGAGGTTATCTGAAGAGGCATCTCGGAGCCCTGAGAAGGAACAGATACAA CTGGAGATAAGAAAATTGAAAGATGATATCAGAAGGAAGAATGATCAAATATCTTCATTGGAAAAGCAAATTACTGATTCCTTCATGGGTTCTCATGAAAAAATCAGTAACTTGGAGGATTCACAA TCTGTTGCGGAAATTATGGCACAATTAAATGAGAAATCTTTTGAACTTGAG GTTAAAGCTGCAGACAATAGAATAATTCAGGAGCAGTTGAATCACAAG ACCCATGAATGTGAACAACTACAAGAAACAATTGCCTCCTTGAAACAACAGCTTTCAGATGCCTCGGAGCGGAGAAATTCTAGTCCATCACTTGGTAATTCACAGCAGTTGTCAGATACAAAACGTTGGCTGGGAGAACTTCGAAATGAGAAGGAAAACGCAGCATCCAAGTCCACTAAGGAAGCCATACTTCTTCGATCACAG GCAAGTCAGCTTGAAGAACTCCAACGAAAAGTAGTTGAGCTAACTGAATCAAAAGAGCAACTGGAGCTTCGGAACCAGAAACTGGCAGAGGAGAGTTCATATGCCAAGGGGTTAGCATCGGCCGCTGCTGTCGAGCTAAAGGCATTATCAGAGGAAGTGGCAAAGCTCATGAACCAAAATGAAAGACTAGCTGCTGATCTAGCAGCATCACAAAAAAGCTCCCCTGCACAGCGAAGAACCAGTATCCCCTTGCGCAATGGACGGAGAGATGGCCATATTAGTAGGCGAAATGATCAAAGTGTGTTGACCACAGATATGAAGAGAGAACTGGCTTTGAGCCGTGAAAGAGAGCTTTCATATGAAGCTGCACTAACCGAAAAGGAACAAAGAGAGGCTGAATTACAGCGAAAGATTGAGGAATCCAAGGAAAGAGAAGCTTATCTTGAGAATGAACTAGCAAATATGTACATTACTGttgcaaaattaaagaaatctcAAGGCGCTGAAACTAATGCTTCTGAAGCAACAAGAGACAGTCAGAGAATTGATGAGTTTGATATTTGGAACAATCCTGCACAGAAAATGGGATTTTAG